The Pseudomonas sp. SCA2728.1_7 DNA segment CGGCCAGGTATTGACCGTCACGCACTTGCCGCAAGTGGCAGCGCAGGGTCATCAGCATTTGTTTGTGCACAAAGTGCGCGGTGAAGAGGCGACTCACACCGCCGTTTCCAAACTGAGCAAGAACGACCGTATAGAAGAAGTGGCGCGCATGCTCGGCGGCATCGATCTGACCAAGGAATCCCTGGCTCACGCGAAAAAAATGGTCGTCACCGCCAAGGTTTGACAACGACAGAAAGCACGAAGGCGACCCTTGGGTCGCCTTCGTTCGTTTCGCGAATGTGAAATTCGCGCGACATGCTTACTTTTTCTTGCGCACGTACAGCACCAGATTGTGATCTACCAGATCCACACCGTGCTCCTCGGCGATTGCCTTCTGGAGCTTTTCGATTTCCGGGCTGACGAATTCGACGACTTCACCGGTTTCCACGTTGACCATATGGTCATGGTGGCCACCGTCGGCCAACTCGAATACCGCATGGCCGCCGTCGAAGTTGTGACGGACCACGAGGCCAGCCGCTTCGAACTGGGTCAGAACACGGTAAACCGTGGCCAGACCGACGTCCTCGCCAGCTTCCATCAACGCCTTGTAGACGTCCTCGGCACTCATGTGACGCTGCTCGGTA contains these protein-coding regions:
- the fur gene encoding ferric iron uptake transcriptional regulator, which codes for MVENSELRKAGLKVTLPRVKILQMLDSTEQRHMSAEDVYKALMEAGEDVGLATVYRVLTQFEAAGLVVRHNFDGGHAVFELADGGHHDHMVNVETGEVVEFVSPEIEKLQKAIAEEHGVDLVDHNLVLYVRKKK